One stretch of Malus domestica chromosome 14, GDT2T_hap1 DNA includes these proteins:
- the LOC114821186 gene encoding dirigent protein 22-like, with translation MAKTSQTLPDLPSTLLIFSFTVLFSTTLGLKNQEKLSHLHFYFHDIVSGPNPAAVWVAQTPISKKSPTLFGSIAMFDDPLTVGPTRSSKLVGRAQGLYGSASQSEDALLMAMNFVFYEGNYNGSSLSVLGRNSVLEAVREMPVIGGSGVFRLARGYVQAKTVTFNATSGDALVEYDAFVFHY, from the coding sequence ATGGCCAAAACCTCCCAAACCCTCCCAGATCTACCATCTACCCTACTCATATTTTCCTTCACTGTTCTCTTCTCTACAACCCTAGGGCTCAAAAACCAAGAAAAGCTAAGCCACCTCCATTTCTACTTCCATGACATAGTCAGCGGTCCAAACCCTGCTGCCGTCTGGGTTGCCCAAACACCCATCTCCAAAAAATCTCCAACCCTATTCGGCTCTATAGCCATGTTCGACGACCCGCTAACCGTAGGCCCCACAAGGAGCTCCAAACTTGTGGGGAGAGCACAGGGGTTATACGGGTCAGCCTCACAGAGTGAAGATGCTTTGTTGATGGCCATGAACTTCGTATTTTATGAAGGCAATTATAATGGGAGCAGTCTCAGTGTGCTGGGTCGAAACTCCGTGCTTGAAGCCGTGAGAGAGATGCCGGTAATCGGTGGAAGTGGGGTTTTCCGGCTGGCTCGCGGGTATGTTCAGGCGAAGACTGTCACGTTTAATGCAACTAGTGGGGATGCTCTTGTTGAATATGATGCGTTTGTCTTCCATTATTGA
- the LOC139191116 gene encoding uncharacterized protein, whose translation MDWQRLLNKAEMQGFPVMIGSINWAQNDLNVPTQSLVFNDVLQGKAPRVMGATKMFDLESLRSIMMTCIILHNMIVEDEYNYDAVDEYEPDTINNSRTQIFCALDATEEPMQHESLQRDECYNERLIQQYTAIQDPYMHNAHQIDLIEHQWELKQP comes from the exons ATGGACTGGCAAAGGCTTCTGAATAAGGCCGAGATGCAAGGTTTTCCTgtgatgattggaagcatcaacT GGGCTCAAAATGACCTTAATGTCCCTACCCAATCCCTagtgttcaacgatgtcctgcaaggaaaagCACCAAGAGTCAT GGGTGCTACCAAAATGTTTGATTTagagtcgcttcgatccatcatgatgacgtgcatcattcttcataacatgattgtggaagatgagtacaattatgatgccgttgatgaatatgagccagacacgatTAACAATTCCAGAACACAAATATTTTGTGCTCTTGATGCCACCGAAGAACCTATGCAACACGAGTCATTACAAAGGGATGAATGTTACAATGAAAGGCTCATTCAACAATATACTGCTATTCAGGACccatatatgcacaatgcccatcaaattgacttgatagagcaccaatGGGAATTGAAACAACCTTAA